The Hydractinia symbiolongicarpus strain clone_291-10 chromosome 2, HSymV2.1, whole genome shotgun sequence genomic sequence AAAAAGCAGCAACACTGTATTTGTTATTCTCAATGAAAAACAGTGTTTTGATttactctttaattttttttctagggtATCTGACATTCCTCATGGTCCATCAGCgaaattttttgttgaaaatggtaCGTACCTAAATAACTAATTACAATGTGGCAATTTACATTGTTCAGGTTTCGAATTAGCAGGTCGCTATTCACAATTTACTTACGGAAATGCTGTCTTTGTGAATCATTCTACGAAAACAAAAATGCGAATTTCATTTTGTCACCAATCGTTTCTATGACATATTTCTTTATTGGTTGTTCGAAAAACAATTAACAAGGAATCAATGGCAAGTGGCCTACAGTTCTCCCTGGCCACAGCTGCAAGGTTTTATCTACAATCAGCACATTTTTGCAAACCGAAGCTGGTCATTAGAATCCTGAGCTCATATGGGCTGATCTGCAGATATCAGCAGATCTTAGAGTTAAGCATATACTTCAATGGTGGCTTTTAAGGAACTTTGTCTGCTTAAATCTTAAAAATCGAAATATGTGATCTTTACCTTGAAATATTCTTTCAGGTACTTATGCAAAATTGTATTCGAAGATACTTACATTTTGTTATGACTTTCAATgagtttcaatgttttttttagtacACACTATGGACGAGTTAAAACTGACTGGGAATTGTCTCAAGGGATCTCGACCTATAATATCATTTGACAAGGTAAGTGTTTTGAAGTTGTAGTGGATGTGTCTGATTTCCAATTATGCTCAACGTTTATGTCCGCGCAATTGAATATACTCAAGATTAAAAAAGTAGACTGAATTCGATCTTACAAGATAAACTCAGGAAACTTTCAATTTCGGACCCTCcttcatcaaagcaaataaagaaatttattGACGTTCTCCAAAAATAAatgtataaatttataaattacgatctagtttttctttgtttcagAAATTTGATGAAAGTCTTCCATATCGCTTACTGAAACAAATGTTTCAACAGGTGTTTAATACTCCGTACCAACATCCTAGAAGCAAACCTTTTGTGGATCGTGTGCTTAATTTTACAATAATCGATCATAGGATATGGGTCAGAAATTATCAGGTAATAATGATCTTAAAAACCGCTCACAGGATCCACATGCCGTATCAGAACTTCCAAGTGAGCCTCCTCACCCTCCACATAATATGTTCTGTATAAAATTTTTGACAgtatttttaatagaaaataatttagggctttttttgtttttttcctaaCATATTTTGCTGTACTAGTTGTTCACACGTGTACAAATTCTCGGCAATTGCCCGTCGTGACTCGCAGCTTCCATTTtggctcacagacagacagacagatagatagatatatcaAACATAATATAAGTTAAAACTCTTTTGTAGAAGCAGGTGTGTACAAGACTTATCACTCTGCTCTCTCCCCTTGTTATTCTTATGTAAAAATAGGCGTTCATTCTTACATCTGTTTGAGATTTCAAACTCCCAATATTATTATGACAATCTGCTCTGACGTTATCAAATCTGTTTGTGAGAACTCCATTTCAAAAAAATCGCTTTTTGTCTTGATTACTCGCTTATTCATACCCTTTTCGTCTTGATTTCTTTAGATCGTCAACCATAATGATATGTCGCTAACTGAAATAGGTAAACATTTTAATGTTTGAAAGGTATATAAGATGGGAGCTAGGGGGACACAAATTCGtcttatattttaacaaaatatgtttgttttttcgttCTTCAAAATGAAAATGCTGTTTTGATAGAAAGTCTCCGCCTGAGTGAGTTTATACCAAGGATCTTTTTTACCTCGTGGCGTATTTTATAGAATAGAGTTTTATATTTTCCTCTTTTTCTTCTAGGGCCACGTTTCGTGCTGAATTTAATTCGTATATTTGATGGTAGCTTTGTCGGTGCAACGATCTATGAGAATCCTCACTACGTCTCACCCAACGAGGTATGTTGTGTTGTCAGAACAGCCTTAATTTTGCGCGTGTCAGCGTTAAAATTTCTTCACCCACAAATCATCGGGTTTTCTAAGCGTTTGTTGAGCTGTTTACATTTCGTTTGCATTCCGTTCCATCGCAAGTTATAATATTTTCGTAACTTTTTGTTATAGCATCGTCGAAACATCCGCAAACAAGCGGCGTTACGTTACATGAGTCGACAAATCGCTAAAGAAAAACACGACGAGAGGATCGCGGAAAGAGAAAGTTTTGTCCAAGAGAGCTTAGACGATATATTTCACACGGTAACGCAAGGTGATATTATCGAGGCAAGAAACAAACGAAAATAATGCGCGCTAATCTTGATAACCCATTCCGGTTTGGTGTCATGTGCAAGAGTGATCAAGCCTTCTTTACGCTGAAGTCCAACTTAAGTTGCATAGAAAGAAAATGAAGagattttttataacttttgatCATTTAAAGAATATGATTTTGGTTACGGATATACCATGTTATATATTTTCTATGCAAAATTGTAAAGAGACGGGGGTAGGAAGGACTTTTGATAAAATAGATAGTAGGAATATCTCATCAAACAACTTGAGTGTATTTTAACACTGCGTAAAATTTTCGTCACCTCGTAAAAGTTCCTGTTTCGCATCTGTCGCACCTATACTGGTTCGGAGaagatttaaaaacaaagtttagtTCCAGATAAGGGTCGTCGTTAAAAAGACAACAGAGTTATAGATAAGTGTATTAAATTTGTCGCTTTGTGCATGAGATTATTTTGACATTCAAGTTTTCACTGCTCTGTAATACCGTTGTATGGGTTTGTAATGcatagatttttataaaaatacctCATTTTTACTAAACCTGGATACTCTTAACAAATCGATAAACTAACGTAGTTAAAACGGGTATTTGGTTAAGAGATGCCATGAACTAAATTTAACCGCTTCTAACAGGGGAATGATTGGGTAAAAGAAGTGGGCAAAAGGGACCAAATTTTTGCAAAGTAGCTAatactttttgccgactaaaaaatttttgccaattttttttttttttttttcctttctacCGATTATTTTTTACCCGAGGAAACACTTTTGCCATTTTTTTTTACCgaccatttttttcttttttctttttttgtctttttttatttagtatttataAAACCGTAAGGGTAATAAAGAGTGGATACGAAAACAGCCTGGTATCAGTTTGAATACCTGGTCGTAGCAGAAGAAAAAGAGAacttaaaaagaaaatcaaaataaataagtGTTAAGGACCAAAGCAGAGAAAATGTtcgaataaaagaaaaaaaataatcgttaaaattaattttgttgttttcattattcTCTTTTTGGAGTTTGTATGGGAAGAAAAAAAGCGGGAGAGTTCAAATTTTCTTGGTCATTTTGATGTGGAAATTGGtcgtaaaaaagtaaaagaaaattgCCCACATTTTATTTAGCCATTTTGTTACCGATATAAGGTAAAGTATAGTACAAATCAACTTTTGGTGAAGCTTGAGTTTTGAGATTTAAAGCTATATTTATatctataaaattttatttttagtaaactTTATTTAGATTAATCTAGGGTTCTGAAGTTGTTGGCGGGAGAAAGGTTCAACTATTAGTCGGCCAGCGACTTTTAATGACCAATCCAGATGCTTAAAACCAGTCCGTTTAAAATAACGGAAAACCGGCCCGACAGTCTGCCTTATAATATCAAGAAACCCACTCGACAGTGCATGAGAAAGCGCTTTTTATAAGATGCAGTAAAAATTAGACGTGAGGCTGtctgtttttactttttgagcCCTTTTCCAGcctgatttgtttttattttgttcttgatAGTCAGAATGCAATTTCTAAATTCAGTCTAAGTATTTATACATTTCTTCCGACGTATTTCTgttaaattgttcttattttatggCAAATTTCAGACTCTTAGTTT encodes the following:
- the LOC130630482 gene encoding ribosome biogenesis protein BRX1 homolog, with product MAPIRSMAAKNKNKNEDGKIIKEKSKPKWTNKQRVLVFCQRGINFRARHLMLDLRTLMPHARADNKLDRKDRLSIVNEVCEMKNCNKCIFFEMRKKKDLYMWVSDIPHGPSAKFFVENVHTMDELKLTGNCLKGSRPIISFDKKFDESLPYRLLKQMFQQVFNTPYQHPRSKPFVDRVLNFTIIDHRIWVRNYQIVNHNDMSLTEIGPRFVLNLIRIFDGSFVGATIYENPHYVSPNEHRRNIRKQAALRYMSRQIAKEKHDERIAERESFVQESLDDIFHTVTQGDIIEARNKRK